One Sediminicola sp. YIK13 DNA segment encodes these proteins:
- a CDS encoding acyl carrier protein, whose amino-acid sequence MSDIASRVKAIIVDKLGVDENEVVAEASFTNDLGADSLDTVELIMEFEKEFDIQIPDDQAENIATVGQAISYIEEAK is encoded by the coding sequence ATGTCAGACATTGCATCAAGAGTAAAGGCTATCATCGTTGATAAATTGGGTGTTGATGAAAACGAAGTGGTTGCGGAAGCAAGCTTTACTAACGACCTAGGAGCAGATTCATTGGACACTGTTGAATTGATTATGGAATTCGAAAAAGAATTCGATATCCAGATTCCAGACGATCAAGCCGAAAATATAGCAACAGTTGGTCAAGCAATTAGTTATATAGAAGAGGCAAAGTAA